AACCCTGGGATGCAGTACGTTTGTCCCCAAAGCACACACGCCGTTTCAGTGGTACGGAGTCAATCCCCAAGCCGAGAAGCGCTTGCAATATTTACAGAAACACCTCAAACCCCAAGGGATTGATTTTCGTCCCGAAAGCTATAACTGGTCGGTGATTCAGGCTTTAATATCGAGAGGCGATCGCCGTTTATCCCGCCTGTTGGAATTGACGCGCAACTACGGTGACAGTCTCGGTAGCTATCGCCGCGCTTTTAAAGAGTTACGCGGACAAATACCCGATTTAGAATTCTACGTGTTTCGCAATTGGTCGCACGAACAAGTCTTACCCTGGAGTCACCTGCAAGCACCTTTGTCACAGGCAACTTTATTAAAGCATTTAGCAGTATCAGTAAGTCGTGAATCGTAGGGGCGGGTTTACCAAGCAACTTTGCTATTCACAGAGATTTCAGGTAAACCGCCCGTACAGGAGTAGTGAGTAGTTTGTCTCAGTTACAACTAGAAATGCGGTAAGCACAACGGCGATCGCCACTTAAAATATGCTCGACTCGTTCGACGTTAACATCAGAACCGAGCAGAGTTTCAAACACTTGCAATTCTGAACTGCACAATTGCGAACAACTTTGGGCAGCAGCACAAATCGAACAATGATTTTCCGCCAGTAACAAGACTCCTGGTGACTCTTCAATTATTTCTGCCATATACCCTTCTTGAGTTCGCAGTTGAGTCAGAATTGCCACTCGTTCTCGCCAGTTTTGAGCGTGTTGCATCTGCGCCGAGTATGTTTGAATTTGAGCTTGAGTACGTTCGCCAATTAATAGTCCTAACCCAGCTTCGCCAAATACTTTGCGGACTCCCTCAATTAATTTCACCACCAGATCGGCGTGATGGTTGGGAAAAAGCGCGTTGGCTTTTTCTGTTAATTGCCAAAACTTGACTGGACGACCAACCGCTTGCTTTTGCTCGCTATAAGTGACCAATTGCTCATCTTGAAGAGTTTGCATATGCTGGCGGATTGCCATAGGTGAAACCTGCAACTTAGTGGCTAAATCCACAGCCGTTTGCGAGCCGTGCATTTTAATGACAGATAAAATCTGATTTTTGACCCTTACCCGCTCGATCGCATCATTCATGCCAGGTAGATAGGCTTACTGGGCTATCAAACCTAGATTAACGCAAATTTTAACTTAGCTTAAGAAACGCCGGGATAGTTATATGCTATCCATCCCAACAATAAGCCCAACCATGCTACTGCTGTTGTAAATGCGATCGCTCCTAGTTTTTGCCAATACCTCAGCGCGATCGCCGTCATCACATAAGAATTAATCGTTGCCACTAGACCAATTGCCAACCAGTGATAGGGCAACAAGCTCGATTTTGCCTGCTGGACGAGGTAGGCGATCGCCGTACCCACTAATCCCGTCAAGGCGATCGATCCGTTTTGTCGATACCGACTGCTAGCTACACCGACTAAGTTTGCTAGCTGCCAGTGATAGAACAGAATTCCTATAGACCAAAAGCCCAAATTAATCTTGAGACTGGCAAGACAGAAACCTACCACCGTATAGAGAATAACTGCGATTACACCGAGAGAAATGATTTTTCGATGAGAAAAAATGCGATCGCAGCTTCTACGCTCTACGAAATTAGCTGGAACCATAGAGACATCCGAGCGATATGAGATTTTGAATTTTACAAGCAGGAGTTACGCACTAGAAGTTTGAGATTTCGATCCCCCAACCCCCTTAAAAAGGGGGCATTTGTTTCCTCTCTTCCAGAAGGACGTTCATTCCTCACTTTTTTATAAGGAATTGATTCCCCCCTTGTTAAGGGGAGCTAGGGGGGATCTTTTCTACCTAACTAGCTACATTATGGCGCTGTCGATAGACGGTTGTTGACCTCACTCCAGTTGACTGTATTCCACCACTGCTTGAGGTACTCAGCCCGACGGTTTTGATATTTAAGGTAGTATGCGTGTTCCCAAACATCGTTGCACATGATTGGGAAGTGTCCGTCCGTCCAAGGATTATCTTGGTTGGGCGTACTGACAATCTCATACTTGCCACCAGCCGAGCGGACTAGCCACACAAAGCCGCTACCAAAGCGCTTTGTACCAGCATCGTTAAACTGAGTTTTGAAGTTTTCAAAATCGCCAAAATTATCACTGATGACTTGGGCGATCGCACCTGTGGGTTCTCCGCCAGCATTAGGAGCCATCAATGTCCAAAAGATCGAGTGATTGAAATGTCCGCCACCGTTATTGCGGACAGGAGTACGAACTGCTTCGGGTAATGAATTCAGGTCGCGAATCAATTCGTCAATAC
This window of the Chroococcidiopsis thermalis PCC 7203 genome carries:
- a CDS encoding helix-turn-helix transcriptional regulator, translated to MNDAIERVRVKNQILSVIKMHGSQTAVDLATKLQVSPMAIRQHMQTLQDEQLVTYSEQKQAVGRPVKFWQLTEKANALFPNHHADLVVKLIEGVRKVFGEAGLGLLIGERTQAQIQTYSAQMQHAQNWRERVAILTQLRTQEGYMAEIIEESPGVLLLAENHCSICAAAQSCSQLCSSELQVFETLLGSDVNVERVEHILSGDRRCAYRISSCN
- a CDS encoding superoxide dismutase, which produces MAFELQSLPYANDALEPYIDTQTMQIHHDLHHGTYVNNLNTALQSQPDLQSKSIDELIRDLNSLPEAVRTPVRNNGGGHFNHSIFWTLMAPNAGGEPTGAIAQVISDNFGDFENFKTQFNDAGTKRFGSGFVWLVRSAGGKYEIVSTPNQDNPWTDGHFPIMCNDVWEHAYYLKYQNRRAEYLKQWWNTVNWSEVNNRLSTAP